In Brachypodium distachyon strain Bd21 chromosome 2, Brachypodium_distachyon_v3.0, whole genome shotgun sequence, one genomic interval encodes:
- the LOC100840918 gene encoding uncharacterized protein LOC100840918 codes for MELAASASASVCSSYHHLSTQADADDGGAPSTPRRRKHAAAGCGLRRRCYTVLKQQRTRLYILRRCVSMLLCWNEHDLSD; via the coding sequence ATGGAGCTAGCTGCTTCCGCGTCGGCGTCCGTCTGCTCCTCGTACCACCACTTGTCCACGCAGGCCGatgccgacgacggcggcgcgccgtcgaccccgcggcggaggaagcacgccgccgccggatgcgggctccggcggcggtgctacACCGTGCTGAAGCAGCAGCGGACGAGGCTCTACATCCTGCGGCGGTGCGTCTCCATGCTCCTGTGCTGGAACGAGCACGACCTGTCGGACTGA